GAACGAAAAACACCGCCTTCTTCAGCCTCAACAATTGCCCAAACTCGATCATGATTTACTGGTGAAACTGTAACACCAATATTTCCAATTGTGGTTTTTGGTAAGCCTTTATTTTGAGTAAGCTCTGTCCAAGTGTCTCCACCATCAGTAGACTTAAATAGTCCGCTACCTTTACCACCACTTTCTAAGCTATAAGGAGTTCTACGGACTTCCCAAAGCCCAGCATAGAGAGTATTTGCGTTAACAGGGTCAATAATTAGGTCTGTTGCTCCTGTTTTTTCATTTCTATAAAGAATCTTTGTCCAATTTTTTCCGCCATCGGTTGAGCGAAAAACGCCGCGTTCCGTGTTATCACCAAATAAATGTCCAAGTGCCCCTACATAAACAATATCAGGGTTTTTTGGATGAATACGAACTCTAAAAATATGACGACTATCTTTTAATCCAATATGTTTCCAAGTGCTACCAGCATCAGTTGATTTATAGATTCCATCACCATGAGAGACATTGCCGCGAACAGTTCTTTCACCCATACCTAAATAAATTACATTAGGGTCACTTTCAGCAACAGCAATAGCACCTACTGAACCTGTTCCAATTTGTCCATCTGTGATTGGTCGCCAATTTTCGCCACCATCAATTGTTTTCCAAACTCCTCCACCTGTTGCACCAAAATAATAGGTAAACTCGTCTGATGCTACACCAGCAACAGCCGCAACCCGCCCACCTCGGTAAGGGCCTATGGAACGCCATTTTAGATTTTTTAATATTTCAGCAGATTCTTGTTTTTGTGCTTTAACACTGCTAGGGAAGTAATTAACTATACAAACTATTGATAATAAAATACTTGCAATATAAACAAGATTTTTAATTTTCATGATTTATTTTTTCCTATTGATTGGTGTTTAACAGGCGATAAAACAAATAAAGATGCTAAAGTTAAATATCTTAATTCTTTAGCATCTTTATTGATTATATTAACCTTAAAAAGAAAATAACTTAACCTAATTAGCCGATAGCATTTTTTCTACAGTCTGGTAACTAGCTGTAAGTGCATCATCAAGTTTAGTTGCATCGCGGCCTCCAGCCTCAGCTAGATCAGGTCTTCCGCCACCATTTCCACCAACTATTGCAGCCAGTTCCTTAATAATTTTACCTGCATTAAGTTTTTTGGTGAGGTCATTAGAAACACGTACTAGCAAAGCTGCTTTGTTATCTTCAGCCGTTCCTAAAACAATTACACTTGCACCTAATTTTTGGGTTAACGTGTCGGCAAGTTGACGCATACCGCTACGGTCTAAGTCTTCAACTTTTTGAGCTAAAACTTTTATATTTCCAATTGAGCGAGCATCATTAATTGAGCCTGCAACTGATTGAGTTGCAAGTTTAAGTTTTAAGCTGTCAATTTGGCTAGAAGCTTGTTTTAGAAGTGATTGTAAACGCTCAACTTGTCCTGGAATATCATTCCAAGAAGCCTTAAACCCAATAGCTAGATTATCTAAAAGGTTGTAGGCTTGTTGGTAACGCTCTATTGCTACGGGCCCGGTGATAGCTTCAATACGACGAACTCCAGCAGCAATTGAGCTATCAGTTACAATCTTAAATAAACCTATATCGCCAGTAGCTGAAACGTGTGTACCGCCGCAAAGCTCTGTACTAAAGCCTGGGACGCTAATGACTCGAACTTGGCTAGAATATTTTTCCCCAAATAATGCTACCGCTCCAGAAGCTAGAGCTTTTTCTAGCTCCATTTCTTGTTTAGAAACATCTGTATTGACTTGAATTTGCTCATTAACTAAACGCTCTATTTCAGTAATTTCTGAGTCTGTAAGGGCTGCATAATGGGTAAAATCAAAACGTAGGCGGTCAGGAGCAACTAAACTTCCTGCTTGTTTAATATGTGGCCCCAGAACTTCTTTTAATGCAGCGTGTAAAAGGTGTGTAGCAGTATGATTAAGCATAATTCGGCGACGACGTTCACCATCAACTAAGGCTGCTAGTTCATCACCTACTTTTAATGTGCCTTGCTCTACCTTTACTTTATGAACAATCAGACTGCTAATAGGTGAAAAAGTGTCTAAAACTCGCACCTGGACAGAATCATTTTCTAAAAGTCCTGTGTCGCCAATTTGACCACCAGACTCAGCATAAAAAGGTGTGCGATCTAAAATTACCTCAAATATATCTTTTTCATCTTGGCTAGGTGTAAGTTCAGCAACTTCTTCGTCTTTAGAAACTAGAGCTAAAACTTTAGCTCCAAGAAGTTCAGTTCCTTGATAACCAGTAAAAGAGCTTTTCACACGTTCAGCTAGTTGTTGATAAATAGCTTTGGTTTTTGTTTGAGCCGGGGTAGCACAAGCAATTTGTGTTGTTTGTTGTAGTTCTGCTAGAGCTTGTTCAAAATTTTCTTCTGACCATTCATGATTTTGGTGTTCTAGCATAACTTTCATTAAATCTTGTGGCATTCCAAAAGTATCATAAAGTTTTGCTAGCTCTTTGTATGGCGGCATTTCATTTCCATGACGCTCAACCAAATCATGGAACTTAGGTAAACTGCTCTTAAGTGTATTACGGAAGCGACGCTCTTCACCTTGAACAATTTTACTAATAAAATTACGGCTAGTTAAAAGCTCTGGAAATGGGCCGCCCATCATATGGGTGACATAATCAGTAATTTGATGAAAGAAAACGTCTGAAAGCCCTAAACGATGGCTACCATGATAAATAGCTCGACGCATAATTTTACGTAAGACATAAGCTCGACCAACATTACCAGGTAAAATTCCATCAGCAATAGCAAATGCTGTAGCACGGGCATGATCGGCTAGCACACGCATAGACATTCCTTCAGGTGTGTTAGCTTGATATTCACGACTAGACAAATCACTAATAAAACTTAAAATTGGACGGATTAAATCAGTATCATAATTGCTTTTTACGCCTTGAAGTACCGCGCTAATACGTTCTAGTCCCATTCCAGTATCAACAGAGGGTTTTGGCAGCGGGGTTAAAGTTTTGCTAGCATCTCTATTAAACTGCATAAAAACTAGGTTCCAAATTTCCATTACATCATCACCGGGCCCATTAACCATTTCTGCTTTTTGTAATGAAAGATCGTCGCCCATATAATAATGAATTTCTGAACAAGGCCCACAAGGGCCTGTGTCGCCCATTTGCCAAAAATTATCTTTTTCCCCAAATTTTAGGATTCGATCTGCTGGCGCACCAACTTTTTTCCATAGTTCTAACGCCTCGTCATCATCTTTATAAACAGTAAACCAAAGTCTATTAAGCGGGAGTTGAAATTCTTTTAATAATAAGTCCCAAGCAAAAACAATGGCTTCTTCCTTAAAATAATCTCCAAAAGAAAAATTACCTAACATTTCAAAAAAGGTATGATGTCGAGCGGTTTTTCCAACTTCTTCTAAATCATTGTGCTTACCACCAGCACGAATACATTTTTGAGAAGTAACAGCACGTGTATAATCACGGGGTTCTAAACCTAACAAAACATCCTTAAATTGATTCATACCAGCATTAGCAAAAAGTAGTGTTGGGTCATTGGCTGGTAGTAGAGGCGAGCTTTTTACAATACGGTGTTGATGGGTAGCAAAAAATTCTAAAAATTTCTGTCTAATTTCATGTCCAGTCATGAGGATAAAGTTTCCAGTCTTTTGAGTTATTTAACAATCTGTAAAAAATCGTAACTAATTAAGATAGTGTAATTGCCGTTTAACTGCAAGACTTGAGAACTTAGAGCTTACGGAAAAAATTTTTTCTAAAAAGGCAACTTTTTTTGGAACTTTTTTCTGCTTTAATGGTTCAAACGTAATAAGAAGCTTTTATAGCTAAGAGAACAGGGGAAAAAGCGATGAGATTCAAACGAAAGGTAATAGCTGGCATTTTATTGACTATGCTTTGTCCATTTATTGATGGTAACGTTTGGCTCTTCGCTTTACAACAACCTCGAACAGAACCCCAAAAAAACGTTAAGGAAATTGTTGAAACTGCAAACCAACCTAATGGAGCAGAAATATCAAAAGAAATTCGTGCTTTAGCAAAAGAAATCCGTCAGTTAAATGCTCAACAACGTAAGATGACAGATTTACTTTTTTTAAAAATAGAGCAAGACCGTTTAGATAAATTAACAGATAGATTTGCTGCTATTGAAAGCGAACTAAGAATTCTAATGGCTCGTGATGCACAACTAGATTTTAGATTAAAAAATATTGATAGGGAATTTCTTACAAGAAGCTTTCTTAATCGTAGTGAAGGTGAAAGAATTATTAGAACAGAAATAGAAAACGAAAAAGAACAAATTGCTAAAGAAAGAACAAGACTAGAATTTGAAGAACAGAAATTGAGACAAGAAATAAATATTACTAATAGTCAAGTGGAATTAATAAGAGTAAGACTTTTAACTAATTCTAATGGGACAACAATAGAAGATAGCAATGATGTTTTAGAGTATTATCAAGAAAAAGTGCCTACAAAAAAGTCTGAAATAGATGAAGAGTTGTTGAAGGAAAATAAAAAATAAATATTATACTTTAGAAAGTTAAGTAAAATAGCCCAGCAGTTGCTGGGCTATTTTACTTAAGCTTAGAAAACTAAGCGGAAGCCAAATTGAAATTGACGAGGTGCAAAAGCATTACGAAATCTATCTGAGGTAGCAATAAAGCGATCTCCATCTCTAGCAGGCAATTGGAAATTGCCTTGTGCATCGGCTGGAAAAATACGACCTATTTCGCTAATGTTAACACGGTTAAATAAATTAAAAGCTTCAATAAAACCTTGAAATTCATAGGTTTCGCCCAATTTTACAGTTCTTGAAAGTCTTACATCAACGTTAGCAAATCCACCTGTTATGCCAGCATTACGAGGTAAACTAACACCTTGGAAAAATGGTCTATCACCATCTCCGCTATCTCCATCCATATTAAGGTCTGCACCTGCTAATAAATTAAATGGACGACCAGAGTTTAAGGTAATTATAGAAGAAAGTTGAAAGTCTCTTAAAATAGGATTTTTAGTGTAATTAAGTCTCCAAAGTCCTGATAAAACAAAACGACTTCGTACATCTTGAACCGATAAACTACGCTCATCACCTATTCTAAGTGGGTTAACAGGTTTATCTACTACATCAGTACGTAAATCAAAAGCATTATCAATAGCTTTTGCAAAAGTATAGCTTACTAAAACGCCAAAATTACCTGTAAAACGGCGATTTACTGCTATGGTTAAAGCACTAAAGTAGCTATCGTTAGCAGTTTCAAATTGTGTAATTTGGCCCGTCGTTGGATCTGAACGACCAGTTCTTAAACTTCCTAATAAATCGCCTGGAATAGGTCTAACTACAGGGTTAATTTGTCTGGAATTAAATAGTTTAACACCACGAACATAAGTATAGCCTATAGATGCAACGGTAGAATTATTAACTAAGTAATCTAAACCGAAATTTGTTTGTTGGGTATAGCTATTACGAACATTGGGTTCAAATTGTAAGGTATTAGTAAGTTGTGGTTCAAAATTTATACCTGCTGGGATGTCGTTACTGATTGG
The sequence above is drawn from the Blastocatellia bacterium genome and encodes:
- the alaS gene encoding alanine--tRNA ligase, which produces MTGHEIRQKFLEFFATHQHRIVKSSPLLPANDPTLLFANAGMNQFKDVLLGLEPRDYTRAVTSQKCIRAGGKHNDLEEVGKTARHHTFFEMLGNFSFGDYFKEEAIVFAWDLLLKEFQLPLNRLWFTVYKDDDEALELWKKVGAPADRILKFGEKDNFWQMGDTGPCGPCSEIHYYMGDDLSLQKAEMVNGPGDDVMEIWNLVFMQFNRDASKTLTPLPKPSVDTGMGLERISAVLQGVKSNYDTDLIRPILSFISDLSSREYQANTPEGMSMRVLADHARATAFAIADGILPGNVGRAYVLRKIMRRAIYHGSHRLGLSDVFFHQITDYVTHMMGGPFPELLTSRNFISKIVQGEERRFRNTLKSSLPKFHDLVERHGNEMPPYKELAKLYDTFGMPQDLMKVMLEHQNHEWSEENFEQALAELQQTTQIACATPAQTKTKAIYQQLAERVKSSFTGYQGTELLGAKVLALVSKDEEVAELTPSQDEKDIFEVILDRTPFYAESGGQIGDTGLLENDSVQVRVLDTFSPISSLIVHKVKVEQGTLKVGDELAALVDGERRRRIMLNHTATHLLHAALKEVLGPHIKQAGSLVAPDRLRFDFTHYAALTDSEITEIERLVNEQIQVNTDVSKQEMELEKALASGAVALFGEKYSSQVRVISVPGFSTELCGGTHVSATGDIGLFKIVTDSSIAAGVRRIEAITGPVAIERYQQAYNLLDNLAIGFKASWNDIPGQVERLQSLLKQASSQIDSLKLKLATQSVAGSINDARSIGNIKVLAQKVEDLDRSGMRQLADTLTQKLGASVIVLGTAEDNKAALLVRVSNDLTKKLNAGKIIKELAAIVGGNGGGRPDLAEAGGRDATKLDDALTASYQTVEKMLSAN